A region of the Littorina saxatilis isolate snail1 linkage group LG12, US_GU_Lsax_2.0, whole genome shotgun sequence genome:
CACTTCGCAATGCACACCATAATTATATAAGCCCCCCCCTCATGCAATATATATAATTAAAAAGCCAGATTGACTGCCAACGGAGTAACGCTCTAATACTCAGaatacaaaaaagaaacaagaattgtaggttattggaacgtttaattattgacaaaacaaaaagttacaTTTATAGTAAGactcgacccagtggtctttaaatttaacttatctcaaaatcgtcaATTCATTACGTCATTGATCAGTACCTCGCCAGCAATTTGCAAGCAAGATTCATCGaggattttgagataagttcattatttgtctcATATAGTTTGTCTACTTCgaaaaacaaaacgttaaaaaatttagcttgttgtactcgataagttgtatttaattcattgtatgagatattgttatttgtagttatttatttgaataaaaaaatttggaagaaaaaaaagaccactgggtctaTATTCTGAGAATGTAACGTTTTCGTTTTGTCAattattaaacgttccaacaacctgtAATTCTTCTTTTTTGATTCTGCAACATATATATAATTGTACACAAACTCTTCaagttcaacaacaataaagctaTAAcaaggcactgtaaacatttaATGGCACTAATCTATAATTACAATAGGTTTGTGACTGTGAGGTAAAAATGGTGATGTATGCTAAAAAGTAATAACGtataagacaacaaaaagcagttAAAATAATAATTCAACATGTAtttaaatcaaaacaaaatgtacaGCTTATTTTCAGAAGCTGGTTAAACTCAATACATGATTAAATACCCTTTTCAAaactatataaaaaaaatgtgttataTTAATTAACTAGCATTCATACTTTTTTTGAAGCTGATTCTAATCAAATCACTTTTAGACCATAGATCTACTCTAGCCACTTGTGTGAAAAAAGTAAGcaagtctcgctttggcaataCAATAACACGGCagaaaatctttctttctttggtgtttaacgtcgttttcaaccgttcaaggtaacaggttatatcgcgacggggaaagggggggcgggggggagaAACACGGCAGAAAATAAGCACATCAATTGGTATACATAGAATAAGCATACCCATCAACGATTCTTCAAAACTGATTcccataaaatcaaatgcactACACACCTCCATTAAAAAACCCACTGATTACCCACAGCACTTGTACTGTGGAAATGAGCAGAACAAAACATCAGTGGTGCCAGCACTGAACAAATTCGAAACAGACTATAAATTTTCCAAAATTAAGAATCACATATCAAATCAGTGGAGCcgagtttccttctttggccCATGCATTAGGATTCAGCAAGCTGTATATATACAAGATGTCAACAACCACCACTGATATAGCAGTATCCCTTCCTTATTAGCCCTCAAGCAATCCATTTAGAGAAAGCTGACGACAAGCCCTCTGCTGCCTTTCCGAGCTCTAAAACATTGCAGAACACAACCCTTGGCAGGGTGTTTATGTTATCGCTCGGCCAGGAAAGAACAAATTTGCAAGCAAGACAAGGAAGAGAAATGAATTTCTGGCTGAAAATGTGCACAGTTAAGAAGTCACACACTGAGTCAGTTTAGTAGAAAGAGACATAGTCAGTACTATCAGggctgcttaataataatacacacattttaaatcATCAGAATACACTCTCTGCAATCTTCTATACTGATTGCACAAAGAAACATTCAATGCGGAAGAAATCCGTTAAATACTGCTGTTTCCTACATGTCGAACCGGTACATAAGAATCACATTACACCGCCAACCGAAAGACCAAACTTGTCAAAGTTTTGTAAGTGATCACTACATCTTACAAGCAACAAAATATGCATGTTAGTGCATTTACACCTCCAGCATACATTCAGATTAAACTTATTACGcttaaaacaatatttatgctgttttcaagaaaaaaaagtgagtgtGGTTTAAGCTTTTTGAATATTCCGCGCAAATTTCGATGCTCGCGCCCTGCAAGGTCACGGCGGCCGCGAGCTGCTGAGCCGCTGCAGAGACTCTGCCGCAGAAAATCTGTGGCACCATAGGCGCCTTCCTGTAACATTTACGTGGTTTTAAGTGTATTTTGTTTAACATCAGTTCCTGGAGCCCTTgcaatgattataatgatgacaaGAAGCAGAAGTTTCAAAGTAGTGTTACAAAATGTGGTTGTCTTGAAACAATTAACACAGGGTTTTTTCCATGTTGAGTGCAGCTGAGAATAGTTCTGTGTGAACTCAGTTAATGCTGGTCCCGGCGTAACCGAGCCGCTACTGAACTCGCGATAAAAGATAGGCCtaaccacaaaaaacacaatcagCACTTTCTTAAAAATCTTCCTTAAGCTATTGGTGATATATATGATATTACACTGACTAACCTTTTCATCTAAACCCTAGTTCTTCTTTGCGAATGAATGTATTTTCTACTTTtgacgagaaaaaaataaaatgtattcagCTAGAGCCTATGCTTTCTTACTGCTGggtgtctgtagcagacgataCATGTGCTCTGACAGAGAAATACAAGTCTAGAGTAAAGATAATGCAATGAACTTCGATATTTATCAACAGAGACAAAAGGTTCCTTTGGATATGCTTTCAAATAGAGATATTATATTCAGCAAgtatttgtgttgttgagtCAGTAGGGCATGATAACAGAGATATAATATATAGCCTACATTGATCATCTATCACAGTCTACATAATTATTTCTGATCACTGATGATAAGTTGGAAATCCATTTTGACAATTTTAACACAGATGCATATATTTTCTTGGCAGTGCGGCGCATCTATCCAATTATAATTAAATTCCAATCATTAATTCCCCCCCCCCGGGCCTCTATCCGGCTGCTGTTTCTAAAATCATCttcttttattattttttttatctgtttgggggctggggagggggggagattGTGTGCTTTACAGGCAGTGCTTAGCTCTGTTAAACAGATTGCTATTTAACCTGTGTTACAGCCACTTGAATGCAATGATTCATCCACACATAATCCCGTTTATTTAAGACGGAAGCACGTGACCATCCTGGCAATACTCTCTAGATAGATAAAAGAAAGTGTTAACAGATTATATTTCACAGTTTTGGTTTTAATCAATAAGTGCTTGAAGCGATTTTAAATTAGCATAATGATTGaccttgctaaaatgtgcaactGAGATACTTTATCGAAGTTTTTAATACAACATTTCGATGCAGTCATGGCAACGCGTATGcttcaaaatgtcgtctgcaaaacCCCCACATACATAGCAAAAATGCTCTGGTCTTCGCTTTGCAGACTTCTCCAAGAGTTTTTACTGAGACTCGGTTCCGAGATTCTGAATTATAAACAGTGGCCACCAGAGATAAACAACGGCAACTCGCCTGCAGGCtagcggcgaaagacaaaccgttTAACGGTTGACGAGCCGGGGcttgttttgtcagcacacgctaaacaaaacaaggcaGCTCTAATACTGAATTCGCCTCCACTGATTTGATATGAATACAAGAAAGGTTAGTGTATCACTGTTACATAGGACTGGATGAATCACAATGCAGAACATTCACAAGACTTAATCAGAAAGCTTCTTCAATTAGTTTTGTATAAAATAACAAAGCCCTACTGTCATTATGACACAAATTTCTAACATTTGGAGTGCTCACTGGTAATTCTGAGCTGCTTTGAATTATGGATAGATGTTCACTCAGTAGAGTGGCGCCATCTTGACTTCCTGTACGCAAAGCAGCCGGAGAGTGTCAAATACGTCACCAGCACCAAAATGAGGATGCCCTCATGGTCTGCAGGGGAGCTGTAGCAAGCTGCAGACAGTGTGAACACAGTGTACATCATGGCAAGCAACATCATCATAACCAACGCTTGGGACCAGGTGATCTTCCTCCACAGTTGCCACAACAGGGGAGGCCTGCCGTTTCCAAGGTGCAAGAAAGAGTACCGGGCCCGGAGCGAACCGAATGTGGCAGCAAGATACCCTCGCCACTGTAGATGGCGGCCAGCCAGGAATTTCTGATCACACAGCTGCACTGACGATTGTGAAGTAGCATTCTTGCGTAGCTCCTCAAGATCTGAGGAAAACGTCTTGAACGCGTCCAAGAGTTCCAGGCAGACATCTCCTTCTTGCAGGCCGCGAAGGAAACCCACACCAAGATCTAGCCTCTGAGCAAGCTTCACCAGTCGGCCTCTACAGCTTGCAAGTTTGGTAAGCTGCTGTTGCTCCTCGTGGTGTACTTTGTCCATTGCGGCCGCTGACATTTTATCCACCAGGGCGTGCAGCTCTCGAGTGCGAAACTGCACAGCTGCCAGAGTTCTTGCTGTGTTGTCCCTGGCCTCTATTTCAGCTCCTTCAATCTGTCGCAGCCATGCTCGCACAGCCCTGCGTTCCCGGGTCAGTGTTTCCAGTTTCCTCTGCAGGTGCTCTCTGGAGCTGTGTAGCTTCTTGCCCAAAGGGAGCACAACATGCTTGCGGTGCTCTCCACAGCTGCAGCTGACACACACAGGGTGCTGACACGTTTCACAGAACAGCTGAACCACTTCCTCTGTGTGAATGCTGCAAGGTTTGTTGGCCGTCCCCGAGATCGTGGTAGCTGGGCCTCCTACCTCCATTCGCAAGATGTTCACCTGGTTTGAATCCTTGTGCTGCACAAGGCGGTGCTCGTGAATACAGAAGCggcaaatgtcaaggtcacagtcgATGCAGTGGAACTGCGATATAACACTGCCTCGTTGGCAGACCTGACACGGGCCCACTTCTACTTCATCCCCAAGCTCATCCTGAAGACTGCGCACAAAAAAGTTGACAGGCAGTTCTGCGATTCCTCCTCTTGGAACGCAGACATCTCTACGACACTGTGGGCAGCGAAACATGCGTCCTGAGGTGGAGGAGATAAGCAGACGGTTGATGCACTCTTTGCACATGGTGTGGTGACAGGGCAGAAGACGAGGGTCATGGAATTCATCCATACACACAGGACATTGTAGTAGCCTCTCCCTCAGACGCTCAACCTTGTCTCCATCCATGTTGctgaaaatggaaaatttcaatagtaaatttccatttgattaatatacttacccaattctcataaatgcattgacttcaatctcacatgctagatgtcgaaaaactactcaaattacctgcccttgcaagggtggtaaccaagctaaaaaacagatgccatagccgttgctatgccctgtcccacctggttacccataacccaccgcgcaccacgtgagcgccggcatccggaataatcattcgagacttctcaaaaacccttaggaaattaagtagcggggatggatgggagggtattaactatgagaattgggtaagtatattaatcaaatgaaaatttactattgacattttccattaaattacatattcttacccaattctcataaatgcagattGCTCCTAAAGGCGGAGGGAACTTACTTATGTCCCTGAGAGAACCTGTCCTGCAGAAACTAACGAAGGCTAGTAGACTGAGAGCTACTGCTCCTAACTCCAGGCAATATAGATGCCCAAGGAGTTGAGTCTACATCCACAGCCTCAAGACTGCAATTGCCAATGTAGGCTCCCATCCAGACAGAGACGCATCCATGAAGTGGTCTAAGTCCGGGGGGGAACAAAGCTAGGGGAAAACGCCCTGAGCGATCCAATTGGATTACAGCCACCTACTCGCGTGGAGGAACCCACCCTGGAGGAGGACCCTCTTGTCCCAGACCTGTGAGGCCGAGTCCCAAAGAGACTTGATAAAAGACTCGAGGGCCAGCATAGCCATCGATTCCGTCTGACCGAGGAACAAGGCTAAGGACCTCGCAGAGGTCTGCTCTCGTGCCAGTCTGGCAGTGATAAGAGCCTAAAGCCTCTCTATTCTCTCCTGTGAAGGACGAACCTTCCAAGAGATAGTGTCGAACGGCATGCCCAGGTAAAACACCTGGGATGGGGACAGCTCGGATTTTGCCTGGTTCACTGAGAACACCAGGCAAAAAGCCTGGCAAAAAGCCTGGTTCAACACCATCTGAAAGTGCAGCTGGCAAGCTGATTGACTCTGATAAAAGATCAACCAGTCCCCGAAGTCGTCCACAGACGAATAGCTCTCCAAAAACGGAGCCACTTCCTGTCTGCAGGAACGCATAAGGAAGGCTTGTGTGAGAGCACAGAGGAAaatctcagccaaagctgaTACCTCTAGCCCATGCCGTCCCACCTCCCCTGGAGAGGGAGGAGACACTGAACAAAACACCCACTTTGTGACCGGGAGCGCATCAATGCGCTGCTACTTGTCCATGAAGGAAGGGCAAGACTGTGGCTTCTGAGTAGGCTTTAACAAAACCCCGAAAAAAGCCTGACCCTTGCTTCCTGTAACCGGTGTGAAATCAAACCCCTTGTaaaagaaggagatcacacctGGTGAAGACAGTGTGGGCATAGAACATCACTGACAAACTCATCTGCTCGGTGATGACCCTAGCCAGAGCTGACAGCAGCATGGCTACGGCCCTATCCGAGGCATCCTCCCTAAACCAAAAGAGTCCAGGTAGGATAAGATGGCTCGTATGAGAGCACAGAGGAGAGTCTCAGCAAAAGCAGATAACTCTACACCATGCCGTCCCAcctcctccagagaggagagggaggagtaacATCACGAAACCCCACGTTCCCTGTGGTCTATTTGTGAAGCCAGGAGACTAGTTCCAGCGGAGCGGAAAAACTAGCCCCTGGCAACGAAAATGTCTGAATCAGATCCTGAGACTTGACATTCCAACCTATCTTC
Encoded here:
- the LOC138982443 gene encoding E3 ubiquitin-protein ligase TRIM56-like isoform X1, producing the protein MNNMDGDKVERLRERLLQCPVCMDEFHDPRLLPCHHTMCKECINRLLISSTSGRMFRCPQCRRDVCVPRGGIAELPVNFFVRSLQDELGDEVEVGPCQVCQRGSVISQFHCIDCDLDICRFCIHEHRLVQHKDSNQVNILRMEVGGPATTISGTANKPCSIHTEEVVQLFCETCQHPVCVSCSCGEHRKHVVLPLGKKLHSSREHLQRKLETLTRERRAVRAWLRQIEGAEIEARDNTARTLAAVQFRTRELHALVDKMSAAAMDKVHHEEQQQLTKLASCRGRLVKLAQRLDLGVGFLRGLQEGDVCLELLDAFKTFSSDLEELRKNATSQSSVQLCDQKFLAGRHLQWRGYLAATFGSLRARYSFLHLGNGRPPLLWQLWRKITWSQALVMMMLLAMMYTVFTLSAACYSSPADHEGILILVLVTYLTLSGCFAYRKSRWRHSTE
- the LOC138982443 gene encoding E3 ubiquitin-protein ligase TRIM56-like isoform X2, translated to MDGDKVERLRERLLQCPVCMDEFHDPRLLPCHHTMCKECINRLLISSTSGRMFRCPQCRRDVCVPRGGIAELPVNFFVRSLQDELGDEVEVGPCQVCQRGSVISQFHCIDCDLDICRFCIHEHRLVQHKDSNQVNILRMEVGGPATTISGTANKPCSIHTEEVVQLFCETCQHPVCVSCSCGEHRKHVVLPLGKKLHSSREHLQRKLETLTRERRAVRAWLRQIEGAEIEARDNTARTLAAVQFRTRELHALVDKMSAAAMDKVHHEEQQQLTKLASCRGRLVKLAQRLDLGVGFLRGLQEGDVCLELLDAFKTFSSDLEELRKNATSQSSVQLCDQKFLAGRHLQWRGYLAATFGSLRARYSFLHLGNGRPPLLWQLWRKITWSQALVMMMLLAMMYTVFTLSAACYSSPADHEGILILVLVTYLTLSGCFAYRKSRWRHSTE